In Desulfuromonas thiophila, the DNA window CTTGACGGCGGTCGCGGTGCTCGATCGCCTCAGCCGCGGGGCCGTGCAACTTGTGCGCTGCACCCTGCCCGAGGGCTTGACGGCGCGCGAGACCATCGCTCGGCTGGCCGCAGCCGGTCTGGGCAGCGCCGAGCGGTTTGCCGCCTTGCTGGCCGATGCCGAGTTCATCCGCTCGCTGGAGTTGGAAGCGCCCAGTCTCGAAGGCTATCTGTTTCCCGAAACCTACTATTTCGCGGCCGGTACGCCGGAGCCGGCGATTCTGGCTACGCTGGTACGTCAGCTGCGTCAGCAGCTTGATGAGGAGCTGCGTCAGGCCGCCGCCGATCAGGGGCTTGATCTGCACCAGTGGCTGACGCTGGCTTCCATTGTGCAGAAGGAAAGCGGTCTGACCGAGGAAATGCCCCGCATTGCCGCCGTTTTTCACAACCGCTTGCGGCTGGGCATGCCGCTGCAGGCCGATCCGACGGTGATCTACGGTCTGGAAGGCTTCGACGGTAATCTTACCCGCGCGCACCTGCGCACCGATCATCCCTACAATACCTATACCCGCACCCAGCTGCCGCCGGGCCCCATTGCCAATCCGGGCCTGTCTGCCCTGCGTGCCGTGGCCCGACCGGCGACCGAGGATGCTCTCTACTTCGTGGCCCGGGGCGATGGCAGTCATCAGTTTTCCCGTACCCTGCAGGAACACAACCGCGCCGTCCGGCGCTATCAGAAGCGGCACTAACAGGATGTTGAAAAAGTTCCCTCGGGGGCTTTTTCAACGGCACCCATCCATGGGCTTTCTCGTTTCCCCTCTGCCGATTTTCTGCGCTTGCCTGTTTTTTCCCTCTGTTGCTCTGAGTTTTGTGGTGCCGCTGTGTGCTGACCTGCTTGGTCCATGTTTGCTCATGGCTGCGGGCACCGCTGTGTCTGGCCGCCTTGCGTCTGTCCCTGAAAGGGTAAAATCTGCTCGTTGACATCTGTCTCTTTTTGGGCGTAGTGTCCTTAAATGTCCCTTGAGGATGAAAGATGCGTACTGGAGAGTAAAAATGAACCTATCTGTAAAGGACGCGGCCGCCCTGCTGACCGTGTCGGAAAAAACGATTTACCGCTGGATCAAGCAGGATCTCATCCCGGTGTACAAGCTCAACGAAAGTTATCGTTTCAATAAGTCGGAACTGCTCGAATGGGCCCTGTCACGTCGCATGGGCGTGCCAGTGAGCGCCTACGAGGAGCCCGAGAGTCGCACCCTGCCGCTGCCGTCGCTGGTGGAGGCGCTGGAGAATGGCGGGGTGTTTTACCGGATTGAGGGAAACAGTCGTAACGCGGTGCTGAAGAACATGGTGCGCGAACTGCGCCTGCCGCCGGAAACCGACCGCGACTATCTGGAAAAGGCGTTGATCGCGCGGGAAAACCTGGCCTCTACCGGCCTGGGTCAGGGCATCGCCGTGCCCCACCCACGCAATCCGCTGCCGCTGCACCTGAACGAGCCGTCGCTGTCGCTGAGTTTTCTGGAACAGCCGGTGGACTACCAGGCTCTCGATGGTCAGCCGGTCAGTGTGTTGTTCACGCTGCTATCGCCTACGGCGCGCATGCACCTGCATTTGCTGTCGCGGCTGTGTTTCGTGCTGCGTGATGGCGGGTTTCAGGCCGCGCTGCAGCAGGTGGCGACGCGTGAAAATCTGTTTGCTGCCTTGCAGCAGGCTGAAGCCAGTCTGGCCCGGACGGCGCCCTGATGGCAGCGGAAA includes these proteins:
- the mltG gene encoding endolytic transglycosylase MltG, yielding MARKTVSPFDNAVVPGRRGPRRLLLAILTLSLAVTLLATLALWEVHRPVVLTAPCDLTITAGQSLPAIARQLQRAGVIRSAPLFVALARWQGVAGHLQAGSYRFEGGLTAVAVLDRLSRGAVQLVRCTLPEGLTARETIARLAAAGLGSAERFAALLADAEFIRSLELEAPSLEGYLFPETYYFAAGTPEPAILATLVRQLRQQLDEELRQAAADQGLDLHQWLTLASIVQKESGLTEEMPRIAAVFHNRLRLGMPLQADPTVIYGLEGFDGNLTRAHLRTDHPYNTYTRTQLPPGPIANPGLSALRAVARPATEDALYFVARGDGSHQFSRTLQEHNRAVRRYQKRH
- a CDS encoding PTS sugar transporter subunit IIA, coding for MNLSVKDAAALLTVSEKTIYRWIKQDLIPVYKLNESYRFNKSELLEWALSRRMGVPVSAYEEPESRTLPLPSLVEALENGGVFYRIEGNSRNAVLKNMVRELRLPPETDRDYLEKALIARENLASTGLGQGIAVPHPRNPLPLHLNEPSLSLSFLEQPVDYQALDGQPVSVLFTLLSPTARMHLHLLSRLCFVLRDGGFQAALQQVATRENLFAALQQAEASLARTAP